The Chelatococcus sp. HY11 genome includes a window with the following:
- a CDS encoding substrate-binding domain-containing protein — translation MKTFALVTALVAGVSLGSVAAHAQSGALSKAVGGYSFEDAAKEAPDTKNFNSKDGKLTFAIITHTAGNGFFDPTYVGAKAAANAFGINLITLGSEAPVDDIPREIEIINQVINDPTIDGVIMTTPQSGAYDDIVKKLQAKGIPVATTNSFDPNLASRSQISHTGQDAGAAAIGGEALAQCLIKNDVKGGSIIFPSTTTLGNVEVNNRITAAFQATVKALNAAGKLKDFKVDAGPQNIGIDVDKDNIVGSIVTLIESRKDVVGAFAANGFVTPALGDAISQLKLNGKVCAFGFDLGPKQQEQIRTGALTGSLGQQPFLQGFWPVAQLYLQIDRGISAANLDTRAQLVTKDSVEKVGKRFEN, via the coding sequence ATGAAAACCTTCGCTCTTGTCACCGCGCTTGTGGCTGGCGTTTCCTTGGGCAGCGTTGCGGCCCATGCTCAGTCCGGCGCGCTCTCGAAGGCTGTAGGTGGTTATTCCTTCGAAGACGCAGCGAAGGAAGCGCCAGACACCAAGAATTTCAACTCGAAGGATGGCAAGTTGACCTTTGCCATCATCACGCATACCGCTGGCAATGGCTTCTTCGACCCGACCTATGTCGGTGCAAAGGCAGCGGCCAACGCCTTCGGGATCAATCTGATCACGCTCGGCTCCGAGGCTCCCGTCGACGACATTCCGCGCGAGATCGAGATCATCAACCAAGTGATCAATGACCCGACGATCGACGGCGTGATCATGACGACGCCGCAGTCCGGCGCCTATGACGACATCGTCAAGAAGCTCCAGGCCAAAGGCATCCCTGTCGCGACCACCAATTCGTTCGATCCCAATCTCGCCAGCCGCTCGCAGATCTCGCATACCGGCCAGGATGCCGGCGCCGCAGCGATCGGTGGCGAGGCGCTCGCGCAATGCCTGATCAAGAACGACGTCAAGGGCGGGAGCATCATCTTCCCGTCGACGACCACTCTCGGCAATGTCGAGGTCAACAACCGCATCACGGCTGCTTTTCAGGCTACGGTGAAGGCGCTGAACGCGGCGGGTAAGTTGAAGGATTTCAAGGTCGATGCCGGTCCCCAGAACATCGGAATCGACGTTGACAAAGACAATATCGTCGGTTCGATCGTTACGCTGATCGAAAGCCGCAAGGACGTGGTCGGGGCCTTCGCCGCGAACGGCTTCGTGACACCGGCTCTGGGTGACGCGATCAGTCAGCTCAAGCTCAACGGCAAGGTCTGCGCCTTCGGTTTCGATCTTGGTCCGAAGCAGCAGGAGCAGATCCGGACGGGTGCCCTCACCGGCTCGCTCGGCCAGCAGCCTTTCCTGCAAGGCTTCTGGCCGGTGGCACAGCTCTACCTGCAGATCGACCGGGGCATCTCGGCAGCCAATCTCGACACGCGCGCCCAGCTTGTGACCAAGGATAGCGTCGAAAAGGTCGGAAAGCGCTTCGAAAACTGA
- a CDS encoding ABC transporter permease, whose protein sequence is MSLEMTAGPTSPGRVKLPSQLLGSWEAGLLVFMALLYLAGVLINPAFFGTTDAISAVLRDTARFGVMAVGMTFVIVNRDLDLSVGSTLGLVAVSFSIMFAPTHLNIDAGTAMVICLGLGLLVGLINGVLVAILRVPPFIATLTMLFIGRGVVLGLTGGKTIGYEIKARDYGFFAFGETNALGFNNQILIFLLFAVVGAVLLAKTRIGYETYATGGNDQAAQYAGINTRWVRIRAFMLSSFCAAVAGLMNVAQDKGVTSQYGQGAELIVIAAVIVGGASIAGGRGRVLGACLGAALVVLIDKVLREGVPTTRVIDVGGVKMEVAAMAQLPPGAVPAFLGLLLLGAVLLEPLVVRGNVLGRLKGWLLRRDVPPSHDSGGIAIVGVKTMGAASEARGVGVRGLRAFLHRRDAAAIILMVVLWTAGFWLRPDFWGSLDNSFNLLLAFTEIGLLSLGLTYVIANGDIDLSVGSVLALSGAVAAFTMKELGGDPATAVILALAAGVACGLFNGWLTAKIGMPAFVATLGMFYIARGLAAWLVSGRQLSGFPETYNLLGRNLSVVLESFGVHATGAFAAVARAVSVQTLFLAVVAILAAVVLGAMSFGQKVYATGGNERAASYAGINTQRVRLLSLVFSSLCAAAAGVIYVAYYRSFNPAAGQLRELDAIASVIIGGGSIFGGYGTIIGSLAGAAVITLIRALLSLQIFLSDGSSFVMPQHWMNVFIGLILLAAVIGDIWFRQNNILGEWKRRRQARAQARHDARAAGVAA, encoded by the coding sequence ATGTCGCTTGAAATGACCGCCGGCCCGACCTCACCCGGACGGGTGAAGTTGCCCTCGCAGTTGCTGGGCAGCTGGGAGGCTGGCCTTCTCGTCTTCATGGCCCTGCTCTACCTGGCAGGCGTGCTGATCAACCCCGCCTTTTTCGGTACGACTGACGCCATTTCGGCGGTTCTGCGCGACACTGCACGCTTCGGGGTCATGGCGGTGGGGATGACATTCGTGATCGTCAATCGCGATCTCGACCTCTCCGTTGGATCAACGCTCGGTCTGGTGGCCGTCAGCTTCTCGATCATGTTCGCGCCAACCCACCTCAATATAGATGCCGGAACGGCCATGGTGATCTGCCTTGGCCTTGGGCTTCTGGTCGGGTTGATCAACGGCGTCCTCGTCGCCATTCTGCGTGTTCCTCCCTTCATCGCCACGCTAACCATGCTGTTCATCGGCCGCGGCGTCGTGCTCGGGCTCACCGGCGGCAAGACCATCGGCTATGAAATCAAGGCCCGCGACTACGGTTTCTTCGCCTTCGGCGAGACCAATGCGCTCGGCTTCAACAACCAGATCCTGATCTTCCTGCTTTTTGCGGTCGTCGGCGCGGTGCTGCTTGCGAAGACCCGCATCGGCTATGAGACCTATGCGACTGGCGGCAATGATCAGGCTGCCCAATATGCCGGCATCAACACACGCTGGGTGCGTATCCGTGCCTTCATGCTGTCGTCTTTCTGCGCGGCGGTCGCCGGCCTGATGAATGTCGCCCAGGACAAGGGCGTGACGTCGCAATACGGCCAGGGCGCGGAGCTCATCGTCATCGCAGCCGTCATTGTTGGCGGTGCCTCGATCGCCGGCGGACGCGGTCGTGTGTTAGGCGCCTGCCTTGGCGCGGCTCTGGTCGTGCTCATCGACAAAGTGCTGCGCGAGGGCGTGCCCACGACACGCGTCATCGATGTTGGCGGCGTCAAGATGGAAGTGGCGGCCATGGCGCAGCTGCCGCCTGGCGCTGTGCCGGCCTTCCTTGGCCTTCTCCTGCTGGGCGCCGTGTTGCTCGAACCCCTGGTCGTCCGGGGCAACGTGCTCGGCCGCCTGAAGGGCTGGCTCTTGCGGCGGGACGTGCCTCCATCCCACGACAGCGGTGGCATAGCCATCGTCGGCGTCAAGACCATGGGCGCAGCCAGCGAGGCGCGTGGCGTCGGCGTGCGGGGCTTGCGAGCCTTCCTGCATCGCCGTGATGCCGCGGCCATCATCCTGATGGTGGTGTTGTGGACGGCCGGTTTCTGGCTGCGACCAGATTTCTGGGGCTCGCTCGACAATTCATTCAACCTGCTTCTGGCCTTCACGGAAATCGGCTTGCTGTCGCTTGGCCTCACCTATGTCATCGCCAATGGTGACATCGACCTGTCGGTGGGCTCGGTCCTCGCTTTGTCAGGCGCGGTTGCGGCTTTCACCATGAAGGAACTCGGTGGCGATCCGGCAACTGCCGTGATTTTGGCGCTTGCGGCGGGCGTCGCCTGCGGACTGTTCAACGGCTGGCTCACCGCCAAGATCGGCATGCCCGCCTTCGTGGCGACGCTCGGCATGTTCTATATCGCGCGTGGGCTCGCTGCCTGGCTCGTGTCTGGACGTCAGCTGTCGGGCTTTCCTGAGACCTATAATCTCCTCGGCCGCAACCTTTCGGTCGTACTCGAATCGTTCGGTGTTCATGCGACAGGAGCCTTTGCCGCTGTGGCGCGCGCGGTCAGCGTGCAGACCCTGTTCCTCGCCGTGGTCGCTATCCTCGCCGCAGTGGTTCTCGGTGCCATGTCCTTTGGACAAAAGGTTTATGCGACGGGCGGCAATGAGCGGGCGGCCAGCTATGCGGGCATCAACACCCAGCGCGTGCGCCTCCTGTCGCTCGTGTTCTCCTCGCTTTGCGCGGCTGCGGCCGGCGTCATCTATGTCGCCTATTATCGGAGCTTCAATCCGGCCGCCGGCCAGCTACGCGAACTCGACGCCATCGCCTCCGTGATCATCGGCGGCGGCTCGATCTTCGGTGGCTATGGCACGATCATCGGCTCGCTCGCCGGCGCGGCCGTGATCACCCTCATCCGGGCGCTGCTGTCCCTGCAGATATTCCTCAGCGACGGCTCGTCCTTCGTAATGCCACAACATTGGATGAACGTATTCATCGGCCTCATTCTTTTGGCGGCGGTGATCGGTGACATCTGGTTCCGGCAGAACAACATCTTGGGAGAATGGAAGCGGCGGCGACAAGCCCGCGCCCAGGCCCGTCACGATGCCCGCGCGGCAGGAGTAGCAGCATGA
- a CDS encoding ATP-binding cassette domain-containing protein has product MTTPIITMRGIIKTFGAVQALRDVDLHLMPGEILGLVGDNSAGKSTLMKVLTGAYARDGGDVLVNGEITHFKSPHESRDLGIEMIYQDFALCGNMDVGQNIFLGRWPKRFGLFVDRPKMYEEARAVLSRLKVDVNSVFQKVESLSGGRQQSVAIARAISFNPKVVIFDEPTANLSVMATERLLETMSELKRQGVAQIIISHRLTDIFEVGDRIMVLKRGENVGDRYIAHTTEREVLELIVSGTRDTALTADEAMKKAA; this is encoded by the coding sequence ATGACCACCCCGATCATCACGATGCGTGGCATCATCAAGACTTTCGGCGCCGTGCAGGCCTTGCGGGATGTTGATCTCCATCTGATGCCGGGCGAGATTCTCGGCCTCGTGGGCGATAACTCTGCAGGCAAATCAACCCTCATGAAGGTGTTGACCGGCGCCTATGCACGCGACGGCGGCGATGTGCTCGTGAATGGTGAGATCACCCATTTCAAAAGCCCGCACGAGAGTCGCGACCTCGGGATCGAGATGATCTACCAGGATTTCGCGCTGTGCGGGAACATGGATGTCGGACAGAACATCTTTCTCGGACGCTGGCCCAAGCGTTTCGGTCTCTTCGTCGACCGGCCGAAAATGTATGAAGAGGCGCGTGCGGTCCTCTCCCGGTTGAAGGTGGATGTGAACTCCGTCTTCCAGAAAGTCGAGAGCCTCTCCGGTGGCCGCCAACAATCCGTGGCCATCGCACGCGCCATATCCTTCAATCCGAAGGTCGTGATCTTCGATGAGCCTACCGCCAATCTGTCTGTCATGGCGACGGAGCGGCTGCTCGAAACCATGAGCGAGCTCAAGCGGCAGGGTGTGGCGCAGATCATCATCTCGCACCGTCTGACCGATATCTTCGAGGTTGGCGACCGCATCATGGTGCTGAAGCGCGGCGAGAATGTCGGCGATCGCTACATCGCGCATACAACCGAACGCGAGGTGCTGGAACTCATTGTTTCGGGCACGCGCGACACCGCCCTGACGGCCGACGAAGCGATGAAAAAGGCGGCTTAA
- a CDS encoding dienelactone hydrolase family protein encodes MRAVFAGVLLCMATVGLCQAEPVSDLTDGRVGSVAFVSRTPTGPTEMMAGGGKPATIAGQLTIPTAPKTPVPAMIIMHGSGGILPGRENDWAARLNELGVATFIVDSFQPRGFASTGDDQSRLPLAASVTDALTALKLLASHPGIATDRIGIVGYSKGGQIALYTTLEPFRRAVIDDDLRFALHIAFYSSCSIPYKSETVSPAPVFLLLGGDDDYTPAAHCGRYADFLRSKGAPVEMFVFVGAHHGFDLPTPVRYLPRAQTARNCGLDIALDPVVARRWDSDVVVPPSDIGGYLRSCMQRGASYGGNSAARAEADQIVTRAVQTFLLDRR; translated from the coding sequence ATGCGCGCCGTTTTCGCCGGGGTGCTGCTATGCATGGCCACCGTAGGCTTATGTCAGGCTGAGCCGGTGTCGGACCTCACGGATGGCCGCGTCGGGTCCGTCGCGTTTGTATCCCGAACGCCAACTGGCCCGACCGAGATGATGGCGGGTGGCGGAAAGCCCGCGACGATCGCCGGGCAGCTGACCATTCCGACCGCGCCGAAAACGCCCGTACCCGCGATGATCATCATGCATGGCAGTGGCGGTATTCTCCCAGGGCGTGAGAATGATTGGGCCGCACGCCTCAATGAGCTCGGCGTGGCGACATTCATCGTCGACAGCTTCCAGCCCCGGGGCTTCGCGAGCACAGGCGACGATCAGAGCCGGCTCCCGCTGGCAGCAAGCGTGACCGACGCATTGACCGCGCTGAAGCTGCTCGCTTCTCATCCGGGCATCGCGACCGACCGCATCGGCATCGTTGGATATTCCAAGGGCGGTCAGATCGCGCTCTATACGACGCTCGAGCCTTTCCGCCGGGCGGTCATAGACGACGATCTGCGCTTCGCGCTGCACATAGCCTTCTATTCATCCTGCTCGATTCCTTACAAATCGGAGACCGTGTCACCGGCGCCTGTATTTCTCCTGCTCGGCGGCGATGATGACTACACCCCTGCGGCGCATTGCGGTCGCTACGCGGATTTCCTCCGCAGCAAAGGTGCGCCCGTGGAGATGTTCGTCTTCGTCGGCGCCCACCATGGCTTTGATTTGCCGACACCGGTCCGTTACCTGCCTCGGGCTCAAACCGCGCGGAACTGCGGCCTCGATATCGCGCTCGACCCTGTCGTAGCTCGGCGCTGGGACTCGGATGTGGTTGTTCCGCCGAGCGATATCGGGGGCTATTTGCGTTCATGCATGCAGCGAGGCGCGTCCTACGGTGGCAACTCCGCCGCGCGGGCGGAAGCCGACCAAATCGTGACACGTGCAGTCCAGACATTCTTGCTGGATCGCAGATAG
- a CDS encoding LacI family DNA-binding transcriptional regulator — protein sequence MIVPIARVTLQDVAEEAGVSLATVDRVLNGRPGVRERTMARVQTAIDRLGYRPDPLAARLARNETFRFCFIMPAGSNSFMRLLEEQIAATAGWLAGQRAFIDVRRVDVFDPETLAQALEGLDTRYRGVAVVALDHPRVRGAIDDLVGRGVAVVTLVSDAPASRRLRYVGIDNTAAGRTAGALLGRFAAGRKGTIGVVAGSLALRDHAERLLGFFQVVSGEFEGLRVLAAEEGRDDIALTQKVVEHIIVRNPDLVGIYNAGAGLQGLAAAVRAARRDQDLVIIGHELTGHSRRLLLHGVVDAIINQDPGHEARSAARILLAHCSGEPIIAEQERIRIDIFLRDNLP from the coding sequence ATGATTGTTCCCATCGCGCGAGTCACCCTCCAGGACGTTGCCGAAGAGGCGGGCGTTTCCCTTGCCACAGTGGATCGCGTCCTCAATGGACGCCCGGGGGTCAGGGAGCGTACGATGGCGCGTGTGCAGACCGCCATCGATCGACTGGGCTATCGGCCGGATCCGTTGGCGGCAAGATTGGCCCGCAATGAGACGTTTCGCTTTTGCTTCATCATGCCAGCCGGCAGCAATAGCTTCATGCGCCTCCTTGAGGAGCAGATCGCCGCGACAGCTGGTTGGCTGGCGGGGCAGCGTGCTTTCATCGACGTGCGGCGCGTCGATGTCTTTGATCCGGAGACGTTGGCGCAGGCATTGGAAGGGCTCGACACGCGTTACCGCGGCGTTGCGGTTGTCGCCCTCGATCACCCGCGTGTGAGGGGAGCGATCGACGATCTGGTGGGGCGTGGCGTCGCCGTGGTTACATTGGTATCAGACGCCCCTGCCTCGCGGCGGTTGCGCTATGTCGGTATCGACAATACCGCCGCCGGACGCACTGCAGGTGCCCTGCTGGGCCGCTTCGCGGCCGGGCGCAAAGGCACCATAGGCGTCGTTGCCGGTTCTCTCGCGCTGCGCGACCATGCTGAGCGCTTGCTGGGATTCTTCCAGGTTGTCTCCGGGGAGTTCGAAGGCCTCCGCGTGCTCGCCGCTGAGGAGGGCAGGGACGATATCGCCCTCACGCAGAAGGTGGTCGAACATATTATCGTCCGTAATCCCGATCTGGTCGGGATCTACAACGCCGGCGCTGGCCTGCAGGGGCTGGCCGCGGCAGTGCGAGCCGCGCGGCGCGATCAGGACCTCGTCATCATTGGTCATGAATTGACCGGACACTCGCGGCGCCTTCTGCTGCACGGCGTGGTCGATGCCATCATCAACCAGGATCCGGGGCATGAGGCCCGTTCGGCCGCCCGCATTTTGCTGGCGCATTGCAGCGGCGAGCCGATCATCGCGGAGCAGGAGCGCATCCGCATTGACATCTTCCTCCGCGACAACCTGCCTTGA
- a CDS encoding N-acetylmuramoyl-L-alanine amidase: MTEPPSRLPRPDSPIAEKVFASPNHGERLINGAPPEGTGFRVPDMLILHYTGMPSAGEALNRLCSPVSEVSAHYFVFENGHVLQLVPEARRAWHAGISFWQGETDINSASIGIEIANPGHPGGMPAYPDVQIAAVIALSRDIITRWGIRADRVLAHSDVAPARKLDPGESFPWERLNAAGVGHWVRPADVTGGRFFSPGDRGQPIEAVQAMFALYGYGISITGVYDTETEAVVTAFQRHFRPSRVDGIADTSTLTTLRDLIAARQNLITA, encoded by the coding sequence ATGACAGAGCCGCCAAGCCGCCTGCCCCGTCCGGACAGTCCCATTGCCGAGAAGGTCTTCGCGTCCCCCAATCATGGCGAGCGCCTCATCAATGGCGCCCCACCCGAGGGCACGGGCTTTCGCGTGCCGGACATGCTCATTCTGCATTACACCGGGATGCCGTCGGCGGGAGAGGCTCTGAACCGGCTATGCAGCCCGGTCTCGGAGGTCTCAGCCCACTATTTCGTGTTCGAGAATGGGCATGTCCTGCAACTTGTGCCGGAGGCGCGGCGGGCTTGGCACGCCGGCATTTCGTTTTGGCAGGGTGAGACGGATATCAATTCGGCATCGATCGGTATCGAGATCGCCAATCCCGGCCATCCCGGCGGAATGCCCGCCTATCCGGACGTGCAGATCGCCGCCGTTATTGCTCTTTCACGCGACATCATCACGCGCTGGGGCATACGGGCGGACCGTGTTCTCGCCCATTCCGACGTTGCCCCAGCCCGCAAGCTGGATCCGGGCGAGTCCTTTCCCTGGGAGCGCCTCAATGCAGCTGGCGTTGGGCATTGGGTTCGCCCCGCCGACGTCACAGGCGGGCGCTTCTTCAGTCCCGGCGATCGCGGTCAGCCGATCGAGGCGGTGCAGGCGATGTTCGCCCTCTACGGTTATGGAATCTCGATAACAGGTGTGTACGATACTGAGACAGAGGCGGTCGTGACGGCGTTCCAGCGCCATTTCCGGCCATCGCGTGTCGACGGGATCGCGGATACCTCCACATTGACGACGTTGCGCGATCTTATCGCGGCACGCCAAAATCTGATCACCGCCTGA
- a CDS encoding acetoacetate decarboxylase yields the protein MKEHEVREQAFAMPLTSPAYPPGPYRFVDREYMIITYRTDPERLRALVPEPLEITEPVVKYEFIRMPNSTGFGDYTETGQVIPVSFQGRKGGYTHCMFLNDHPPIAGGRELWGFPKKLASPVLRAEIDTLVGTLDYGPVRVATGTMGYKHRVVPEETVKAALLAPNFLLKIVPHVDGSPRICEIVEYYLEDVTIKGAWSGPAALSLEPHALAPVAELPILEVVSALHIIADLTLGLGKVVHDYLR from the coding sequence ATGAAAGAGCATGAAGTGCGTGAACAGGCTTTCGCCATGCCTCTGACAAGCCCGGCCTATCCGCCAGGGCCTTACCGTTTCGTCGATCGCGAATATATGATCATCACCTATCGCACGGACCCTGAGCGTTTGCGCGCCTTGGTGCCGGAACCGTTGGAAATCACCGAGCCGGTCGTGAAGTATGAGTTCATCCGGATGCCCAATTCCACCGGATTTGGTGACTACACGGAGACTGGGCAGGTCATCCCCGTCTCCTTTCAGGGACGCAAGGGCGGCTATACGCACTGCATGTTCCTGAACGACCATCCGCCGATCGCCGGCGGGCGAGAGCTCTGGGGCTTTCCCAAGAAACTCGCGTCCCCGGTCCTGCGTGCTGAGATTGATACGCTTGTTGGGACGCTCGACTATGGACCTGTGCGCGTCGCCACGGGCACCATGGGCTACAAGCACAGGGTTGTGCCCGAGGAGACGGTGAAAGCTGCACTGCTGGCGCCGAACTTTCTCCTGAAGATCGTCCCGCATGTCGATGGGTCGCCACGCATCTGTGAGATCGTCGAGTACTATCTCGAAGATGTCACCATAAAAGGGGCGTGGTCAGGACCCGCGGCGCTGTCCCTGGAGCCCCATGCGCTGGCGCCAGTGGCAGAGCTGCCGATCTTGGAGGTCGTGTCGGCGCTCCATATCATCGCCGATCTGACCTTGGGGCTTGGCAAGGTGGTGCACGACTATTTGCGCTGA
- a CDS encoding patatin-like phospholipase family protein: MPRKVLRKSHKTVQRPPFDSIALLLQGGGALGSYQAGVYEAMAEAELHPDWIAGISIGAINSAIIAGNAPNERVGKLRQFWEEITARPYWDFLTPVAQKTVRGDAARGAFNQYSALYALSGGAPGFFTPRYPPPWMMPAGSPEATSYYDTSELRSTLERLIDFDRLNHDGMRLSVGAVNVRSGNFSYFDTATHVIRPEHIMASGALPPGFPAVEIDGEFYWDGGLVSNTPLQWVVQNSRQDTLAFQVDLWSARGQFPADLTQVSVRQKEVQFSSRTRASTDQFKRIQRLRVTLADFLASLPDEYKTGSDYDILKDASDRHLYNIVHLIYRSKNYEGDSKDYEFSRISMEDHWRAGYHDAVRSLRHEEIYQRPTNIEGVMTFDCATSGYD; encoded by the coding sequence ATGCCGAGAAAAGTCCTGAGGAAGAGCCACAAGACGGTCCAGCGACCGCCATTTGATTCTATCGCGCTCTTGCTTCAGGGCGGCGGAGCGCTTGGATCATACCAGGCGGGTGTCTATGAGGCGATGGCTGAGGCCGAGCTTCATCCAGATTGGATTGCCGGAATATCTATTGGAGCGATCAACTCCGCCATTATCGCCGGGAATGCCCCAAACGAGCGCGTCGGCAAGCTGCGCCAGTTTTGGGAAGAGATAACCGCGCGCCCTTACTGGGATTTCCTGACGCCGGTGGCTCAGAAGACGGTTCGTGGCGATGCTGCACGTGGTGCGTTTAACCAGTATAGCGCCCTCTATGCCCTGTCAGGAGGTGCCCCTGGCTTCTTCACGCCCCGCTATCCACCTCCGTGGATGATGCCGGCGGGATCACCTGAGGCAACGAGCTACTATGATACGAGCGAACTTCGCAGCACCCTTGAACGGCTCATCGATTTCGACCGGCTGAATCATGATGGCATGCGGCTTAGTGTTGGCGCCGTGAATGTTCGCAGCGGCAATTTCTCCTATTTTGATACAGCCACCCACGTCATCCGCCCCGAACATATCATGGCGAGTGGCGCGCTGCCGCCTGGGTTTCCCGCTGTCGAAATCGATGGTGAATTCTATTGGGATGGCGGCCTTGTCTCCAACACGCCACTTCAGTGGGTCGTGCAGAACTCGCGTCAGGACACCCTGGCCTTCCAGGTGGATCTCTGGAGCGCGCGTGGTCAGTTTCCCGCCGATCTGACACAGGTGTCTGTGCGACAGAAGGAAGTGCAGTTCTCCAGCCGGACCCGTGCCAGTACTGATCAATTCAAGCGAATTCAGCGGCTGCGCGTAACGCTCGCAGATTTTCTTGCCTCATTGCCGGATGAATACAAGACCGGATCGGATTACGACATTTTGAAAGATGCGTCTGATCGGCATCTTTATAATATTGTTCATCTTATCTATCGTTCAAAAAACTACGAGGGCGATAGCAAGGATTATGAGTTTTCCCGGATAAGTATGGAAGATCATTGGCGCGCGGGTTATCACGACGCCGTCCGTTCCCTGCGGCACGAGGAGATCTATCAGCGTCCGACGAATATCGAGGGCGTCATGACCTTCGACTGTGCGACGAGCGGCTATGACTAG
- a CDS encoding cold-shock protein — protein MFAPPSGPVIEATVKWFNPSKGFGFVACSDGSGDAFLSLRTLEAAGHAGAEAGARAMVRLRDGPKGPQVSEVVELEDLPPQQRAPRPSAPRFGGGGGGGGYPPRADGPSEELNGTVKWYNRDKGFGFVQPDDGGRDVFVHASTLQRAGLNDLAEGQRVQMSVVAGAKGREAANIAESY, from the coding sequence ATGTTCGCACCGCCCTCCGGTCCTGTCATCGAAGCAACCGTGAAGTGGTTTAATCCCAGCAAGGGCTTTGGCTTCGTCGCCTGCTCCGACGGCTCGGGTGACGCTTTCCTGTCCTTGCGTACGCTTGAGGCAGCCGGTCATGCCGGCGCAGAAGCGGGTGCGCGCGCCATGGTACGCCTGCGCGACGGACCCAAGGGTCCGCAGGTGTCGGAAGTCGTGGAACTCGAGGATCTGCCACCGCAGCAGCGCGCGCCGCGTCCATCCGCGCCTCGTTTCGGCGGCGGCGGTGGTGGGGGCGGCTATCCGCCCCGCGCCGATGGCCCGTCCGAGGAGCTGAACGGCACGGTCAAGTGGTACAACCGCGACAAGGGCTTTGGCTTCGTCCAGCCTGACGATGGTGGACGGGACGTGTTCGTTCATGCCTCGACCCTCCAGCGCGCCGGCCTCAATGATCTCGCTGAAGGTCAGCGGGTGCAGATGAGCGTGGTGGCTGGTGCCAAGGGGCGCGAAGCGGCGAATATTGCCGAGAGTTACTGA